The Campylobacter sp. CNRCH_2014_0184h genome has a window encoding:
- the atpC gene encoding ATP synthase F1 subunit epsilon, translating to MQDLISLEIITPLGMIYQGDARLVVLPGSEGEFGVLKGHASLISSLKAGIIDIEKSDSTHELVAIDSGHAKVSETKVSVLAKGAVWVGGNSDSEIAKRLEEAKDLIKSMSSDSIALASTFAKMDNNVRQK from the coding sequence ATGCAAGATTTAATATCTTTAGAAATCATTACACCTCTTGGTATGATTTATCAAGGGGATGCAAGATTGGTAGTTCTTCCTGGAAGCGAGGGTGAATTTGGTGTTTTAAAAGGACATGCATCTTTAATCTCTTCTTTAAAAGCAGGAATTATAGATATAGAAAAATCAGATTCAACTCATGAATTAGTTGCTATTGATTCAGGTCATGCAAAAGTTTCTGAAACTAAAGTGAGTGTTTTAGCAAAAGGCGCTGTATGGGTTGGAGGAAATAGTGATAGTGAAATAGCAAAAAGATTAGAAGAAGCAAAAGATTTAATTAAATCTATGAGCAGTGATAGTATTGCACTTGCTTCTACTTTTGCTAAAATGGATAATAATGTAAGGCAAAAATAG
- a CDS encoding MotA/TolQ/ExbB proton channel family protein, translating to MDFQAIFHFFENTSLITYIVLAWLSVYFILSFSILFSRLMLINKWTQNESQALEALMRGEKDLSQSASILKKCVEVDETKMNIYKNSVEKKATIGLTWLSIIASTSPFIGLFGTVISILETFGGLEMQNSLSIIAPKISEALVATGCGILVAIPAYSFHLIIKRKAYELINILDSEIKVLVSSIKA from the coding sequence GTGGATTTTCAAGCAATTTTTCATTTTTTTGAAAATACAAGCTTAATCACTTATATAGTATTAGCTTGGCTTTCGGTGTATTTTATACTTAGTTTTAGTATATTATTTTCAAGGTTGATGCTTATTAATAAATGGACTCAAAATGAAAGCCAGGCTTTAGAAGCTTTAATGAGAGGCGAAAAAGATTTAAGTCAAAGTGCATCAATTTTAAAAAAATGTGTTGAAGTTGATGAAACAAAGATGAATATTTATAAAAATTCTGTAGAAAAAAAAGCCACAATAGGATTAACTTGGCTTAGCATTATCGCTTCAACCTCTCCTTTTATAGGTCTTTTTGGTACGGTTATTTCTATACTTGAAACTTTTGGTGGCTTAGAGATGCAAAATTCTTTAAGCATTATAGCTCCTAAAATCAGTGAAGCTTTAGTGGCTACAGGTTGTGGAATTTTAGTAGCGATTCCTGCATACAGTTTTCATTTGATTATTAAACGTAAAGCCTATGAATTGATTAATATCTTAGATAGTGAAATCAAGGTGCTGGTAAGTTCTATAAAGGCTTAA
- a CDS encoding ExbD/TolR family protein, with protein sequence MFLEEKPELNITPLVDIMLVLLAILMVTAPSITYEEKVQLPQGSQKTSSAPNIKSLIITINAKKEIFIGKDKFDFISFADNMNALKVQYNTQETVFIRADKNLKYDDVMSVLRTMKHLGFQKVALQTE encoded by the coding sequence ATGTTTTTAGAAGAAAAACCTGAACTCAATATTACACCTTTGGTAGATATTATGCTTGTGTTGCTTGCTATTTTAATGGTAACAGCACCAAGCATCACATATGAAGAAAAAGTTCAACTTCCTCAAGGTTCGCAAAAAACTTCAAGTGCGCCAAATATTAAAAGTTTGATTATAACAATTAATGCAAAAAAAGAAATTTTTATAGGAAAAGATAAATTTGATTTTATAAGTTTTGCGGATAATATGAATGCTTTAAAAGTTCAGTATAATACTCAAGAGACAGTTTTTATCAGAGCGGATAAGAATCTAAAATATGATGATGTAATGAGTGTTTTAAGAACAATGAAACATTTAGGTTTCCAAAAAGTTGCTTTGCAAACTGAGTAA
- a CDS encoding TonB C-terminal domain-containing protein, which translates to MEENSTHNLKAFIYATLVYFFVVFLVFFKLVEYKPKAIEYTDDPNGFINIELGDSINQNQVNMIQELQKENLQSLFEENLLQKYTTNKSVNTQNIEQQASVFNELFGKIEDYQEEKTTKVQSSMPSKKPTFAQREKINDFSKQLNENLKINQELGQSVMEQKVGVYDQFLGAVRKYLEDRWRIYNPSGNLSIEVEFVIDNNGYFYLLNTTSAHSDNFDKKAKEFLQNLEGKYITLPPNGKIRKIKMQLSDIIEFKTEKQ; encoded by the coding sequence ATGGAAGAAAATTCTACACATAATCTTAAAGCTTTTATTTATGCAACTTTAGTTTATTTTTTTGTTGTTTTTTTGGTATTTTTTAAGTTGGTTGAGTATAAACCAAAAGCCATTGAATATACTGATGATCCTAATGGTTTTATCAATATAGAACTTGGAGATAGCATAAATCAAAATCAAGTAAATATGATACAAGAATTACAAAAAGAAAATCTACAAAGTTTATTTGAAGAAAATCTTTTACAAAAATACACTACCAATAAAAGCGTTAACACCCAAAATATAGAACAACAAGCAAGTGTTTTTAATGAGTTGTTTGGTAAAATAGAAGACTATCAAGAAGAAAAAACGACTAAAGTGCAATCTTCTATGCCTTCAAAAAAACCTACTTTTGCCCAAAGAGAAAAAATCAATGATTTTTCTAAGCAACTCAATGAAAATTTAAAAATAAATCAAGAATTAGGTCAATCTGTCATGGAGCAAAAAGTAGGGGTTTATGATCAATTCTTAGGCGCTGTTAGAAAATATCTTGAAGATAGATGGAGAATTTATAATCCTAGTGGTAATTTAAGTATAGAAGTAGAATTTGTAATTGATAATAATGGTTATTTTTACCTGTTAAACACTACTAGTGCACATAGTGATAATTTTGATAAAAAAGCAAAAGAATTTTTACAAAATTTAGAAGGAAAATACATAACTTTACCTCCAAATGGTAAAATAAGAAAAATTAAAATGCAACTTAGTGATATAATTGAGTTTAAAACGGAGAAACAATGA
- the tolB gene encoding Tol-Pal system protein TolB has protein sequence MKKILVFLFFCSVLFGQDATISVVNKGMQLPKIYIKDQSKLNDLDLKKSFYNMLVNDIKVSSNFEITQDEKQGDYIFSYILNKNGKLLDIDVEILAANETKTRFYEQILSIEEYPFLAHRSVAQMNKKLGFAPVDWMDHKILIARTQGSKQSDILLADYTLTYQKVLISKGLNLFPKWANKEQNAFYFTAYEDEIPTLYKYNMKNKNITKIIASKGMMVASDVSDDGKKILLTMAPKDQPDVYLYDVDSKNLTQITNYMGIDVNGNFVDGDKKIVFVSDRLGYPNIFMQNLDSNLTEQVVFHGKNNSSVSTYKHYMVYSSREVNQSGVFNLYLMSTQSDYIRQLTANGKNLFPRFSSDGESVVFIKYLGSQSALGVIRINANKAFHYGLKVGKIQSIDW, from the coding sequence ATGAAAAAAATACTAGTATTTTTATTTTTTTGTTCAGTATTATTTGGACAAGATGCAACAATATCTGTTGTTAATAAAGGTATGCAATTGCCAAAAATTTATATTAAAGATCAGTCTAAATTGAATGATTTAGATCTTAAAAAAAGTTTTTATAACATGCTTGTTAATGATATAAAAGTAAGTTCAAATTTTGAGATAACTCAAGATGAAAAACAAGGTGATTATATTTTTTCTTATATATTAAATAAAAACGGTAAACTTTTAGATATTGATGTTGAAATTTTAGCTGCAAATGAAACTAAAACAAGATTTTACGAACAAATTCTTTCCATCGAAGAGTATCCATTTTTAGCACATAGAAGTGTTGCCCAAATGAATAAAAAGTTAGGTTTTGCTCCGGTTGATTGGATGGATCATAAAATTTTAATAGCTAGAACACAAGGTAGTAAGCAAAGTGATATTTTATTAGCAGATTATACTTTAACTTACCAAAAAGTATTGATTTCAAAAGGTTTAAATTTGTTTCCTAAATGGGCAAATAAAGAACAAAATGCATTTTATTTTACTGCCTATGAAGATGAGATTCCAACTCTTTATAAATATAATATGAAAAATAAAAATATAACAAAAATTATTGCTAGCAAAGGTATGATGGTTGCTTCTGATGTGAGTGATGATGGTAAAAAAATTTTACTTACCATGGCTCCAAAAGACCAACCTGATGTATACTTGTATGATGTAGATTCAAAAAATCTGACACAAATTACAAACTATATGGGTATTGATGTAAATGGCAATTTTGTTGATGGTGATAAAAAAATTGTATTTGTGTCTGATCGCTTAGGCTATCCAAATATTTTTATGCAAAATTTAGATTCAAATTTAACAGAACAAGTTGTTTTTCATGGTAAAAATAATTCTTCGGTTTCTACCTATAAACACTACATGGTTTATTCTAGCAGAGAAGTAAATCAAAGCGGAGTTTTTAATCTTTACTTGATGTCAACTCAAAGTGATTACATAAGACAACTCACCGCAAATGGTAAAAATCTTTTTCCAAGATTTTCAAGTGATGGAGAAAGTGTTGTGTTTATTAAGTACTTAGGCTCTCAAAGTGCTTTAGGTGTTATTCGAATTAATGCAAATAAAGCTTTTCATTATGGCTTAAAAGTGGGTAAAATTCAATCAATTGATTGGTAA
- the pal gene encoding peptidoglycan-associated lipoprotein Pal has product MKKIIFASITAFAVIVSGCATKNTSVSSSSSVDGSKGSGGSDRFENLESLNSVANVYFDFDKFNVRSDMQKVIANNAEIFNKEAANAAIVVEGNCDEWGTDEYNQALGLKRAKAVKESLVAQGVSADRISVKSYGETNPVCTERTKTCDAQNRRAEFKLSK; this is encoded by the coding sequence ATGAAAAAAATCATTTTTGCTTCAATTACTGCATTTGCTGTTATTGTAAGTGGTTGTGCTACTAAAAACACTAGCGTTAGTAGTTCAAGTAGTGTAGATGGCTCAAAAGGTAGCGGTGGATCTGATAGATTTGAAAATCTTGAATCTTTAAATTCTGTAGCAAATGTATATTTTGATTTTGATAAATTTAATGTTAGATCAGATATGCAAAAGGTTATTGCAAATAATGCTGAAATCTTTAATAAAGAAGCTGCTAATGCTGCAATAGTAGTTGAAGGAAACTGCGATGAGTGGGGAACTGATGAGTATAATCAAGCTTTAGGTTTAAAAAGAGCTAAAGCGGTAAAAGAATCTTTAGTAGCTCAAGGTGTTAGCGCGGATAGAATTAGCGTTAAAAGCTATGGAGAAACTAATCCTGTATGTACTGAAAGAACAAAAACTTGCGATGCTCAAAATCGCCGTGCAGAATTTAAATTATCAAAATAA
- a CDS encoding tetratricopeptide repeat protein encodes MKLKLLSVALLGATFLHAEISAFDAGKVDTKTPYGLTQNEKLQYENQERLRALNEYYTNLTSKINTAVENIEGLQSVTEGLNAQYSKANTKLLSLEETYQNFDANITQEIQNLRAYVEENRQIQEKNHQEIQKVLSEITTLINKINDDYISKEDMNKTITFFQSEIARVQNQTKITPVVPVVSDDNKTEEIIQDVNETQDEVIEAKDDSWKKLQSSEILKKAIEETNKNQFEDAKEKFEHLISIHYKPARSTFWLGEIRYKQQDYAGALGFYKKSSAISTKGDYVPKLLYHTAISLDKVGDPKSANKFYKALKTAYPDSPEAKVSPDRK; translated from the coding sequence ATGAAATTAAAATTATTATCAGTAGCTCTTTTAGGAGCTACTTTTTTACACGCTGAAATTTCAGCTTTTGATGCAGGAAAAGTAGATACAAAAACACCTTATGGTTTAACTCAAAATGAAAAATTACAATATGAAAATCAAGAACGCCTAAGGGCATTGAATGAATATTATACAAATTTAACAAGTAAAATAAATACAGCAGTAGAGAATATAGAAGGATTGCAAAGTGTAACAGAGGGTTTGAATGCTCAATATTCAAAAGCTAACACAAAATTGCTTTCATTAGAAGAAACTTATCAAAATTTTGACGCAAACATAACTCAAGAAATTCAAAATTTAAGAGCTTATGTGGAGGAAAATAGGCAAATTCAAGAAAAAAATCATCAAGAAATTCAAAAAGTTTTAAGTGAAATTACAACTTTGATTAATAAAATCAATGATGATTATATTTCAAAAGAAGATATGAATAAAACCATAACCTTTTTTCAGTCTGAAATAGCTAGAGTGCAAAATCAAACAAAAATTACTCCAGTTGTTCCTGTTGTAAGTGATGATAATAAAACCGAAGAAATCATTCAAGATGTAAATGAAACTCAAGATGAAGTGATTGAAGCAAAAGATGATAGTTGGAAAAAATTGCAATCTAGTGAAATTTTGAAAAAAGCGATAGAAGAAACTAATAAAAATCAATTTGAGGATGCAAAAGAAAAATTTGAACATCTAATAAGTATTCACTACAAACCTGCTAGATCTACTTTTTGGCTTGGAGAGATAAGATATAAACAGCAAGATTACGCAGGTGCTTTGGGATTTTATAAGAAAAGTTCTGCTATAAGCACTAAAGGCGATTATGTACCAAAATTACTTTATCATACAGCTATTAGCTTAGATAAGGTTGGGGATCCAAAAAGTGCAAATAAATTTTATAAAGCTTTAAAGACGGCTTATCCTGATAGTCCTGAAGCAAAAGTTTCACCAGATAGAAAATAA
- a CDS encoding FKBP-type peptidyl-prolyl cis-trans isomerase: protein MAIEKNSVVSMFYELKDANTNEVLESNIYAEPISFILGKGQILEGLEEEIQKLNAPCNADIVIKKENALGEYDANALQTLPKEQFAGIDLQVGMELFGEGEDGNTVRVIVREITENEVTIDYNHAYAGKDLLFSINIVDVRAASEDEILTGIIVGSRSCGCGGGGHHHDHHHGHGGGGCCGGHGHGGGGCCGGH, encoded by the coding sequence ATGGCTATAGAAAAAAATAGTGTAGTTTCAATGTTTTATGAATTAAAAGATGCAAATACTAATGAAGTTTTAGAATCAAATATTTATGCTGAACCTATTTCTTTTATTTTAGGTAAGGGTCAAATTTTAGAAGGATTAGAAGAAGAAATTCAAAAGCTTAATGCTCCTTGTAATGCTGATATTGTGATAAAAAAAGAAAATGCTTTGGGCGAATATGATGCCAATGCATTACAAACTTTACCAAAAGAGCAGTTTGCAGGGATTGATTTGCAAGTTGGTATGGAGCTTTTTGGCGAAGGTGAAGATGGTAATACGGTAAGAGTAATTGTTAGAGAAATTACCGAAAATGAAGTTACTATTGATTACAATCATGCTTATGCAGGAAAAGACCTGTTGTTTTCAATCAATATTGTAGATGTTAGAGCTGCAAGCGAAGATGAAATTTTAACAGGAATTATTGTAGGTAGTAGAAGTTGTGGATGTGGTGGTGGAGGACATCATCATGATCATCATCACGGACATGGCGGCGGTGGATGTTGTGGTGGCCACGGACATGGCGGTGGCGGTTGCTGCGGTGGCCATTAA
- the fabD gene encoding ACP S-malonyltransferase produces the protein MNSAFIFPGQGSQSVGMGLSFYDNSKKAKELLDNASDFCKIDFKNLLFKENENLNKSEFTQMAIVLNSLMAYEALKEQVDIEAKYSLGHSLGEFSALATQNAFSFLDVIALVNKRGKFMQEDCSKIEAGMMVILGLEDKVVEELCQKALSEKKNIFAANYNCDGQIVVAGLKPDLASYESEFKNAGAKRAMLLNMSVASHCPLLKNASLKLTKELEPILKESFKSVVSNVNAKVYNDKNQALMLLSEQLIRPVLYKQSIKVIDEEVDFYIEFGASVLKGLNKKITQKETYTLSKIEDIDEILKVIK, from the coding sequence ATGAATAGCGCATTTATTTTCCCAGGTCAAGGTTCTCAAAGTGTTGGCATGGGTTTGAGTTTTTATGATAATTCTAAAAAAGCAAAAGAATTATTAGATAATGCTAGTGATTTTTGTAAAATTGATTTTAAAAATTTGCTTTTTAAGGAAAATGAAAATTTAAATAAAAGCGAATTTACACAAATGGCCATAGTATTAAACTCACTAATGGCTTATGAAGCTTTAAAAGAGCAAGTTGATATAGAAGCTAAGTACAGCCTAGGTCATTCGCTAGGAGAATTTAGTGCTTTAGCAACCCAAAATGCATTTAGCTTTTTGGATGTTATAGCACTTGTTAATAAACGCGGTAAGTTTATGCAAGAAGATTGCTCTAAAATAGAAGCTGGTATGATGGTGATTTTAGGGCTTGAAGATAAAGTGGTAGAAGAACTTTGTCAAAAAGCATTGAGTGAGAAAAAAAACATTTTTGCGGCTAATTATAATTGTGATGGACAAATTGTAGTAGCAGGTTTAAAGCCTGATTTAGCTTCTTATGAGAGTGAGTTTAAAAATGCAGGAGCTAAAAGAGCTATGCTTTTGAACATGAGTGTTGCAAGCCATTGTCCATTATTAAAAAATGCGTCTTTGAAACTTACAAAAGAATTAGAACCTATTTTAAAAGAGAGCTTTAAAAGCGTAGTGTCAAATGTTAATGCAAAAGTGTATAATGATAAAAATCAAGCTCTAATGCTTTTAAGCGAGCAACTCATCAGGCCTGTTCTTTATAAACAAAGTATTAAAGTAATAGATGAAGAAGTAGATTTTTATATAGAATTTGGTGCAAGTGTGTTAAAGGGATTAAATAAAAAAATCACTCAAAAAGAAACTTATACTTTAAGTAAAATAGAAGACATTGATGAAATTTTAAAGGTAATTAAATGA
- a CDS encoding 5'-methylthioadenosine/adenosylhomocysteine nucleosidase has product MKIAILGAMPEEVTPLLETLKEYQTIEYANNTYYLAKYKNHELIIAYSKIGKVNSTLSATIMIEKFKAELLLFTGVAGAFNPSLEIGDLIYATKLAQYDLDITAFGHPLGYVPGNEIFIKTDDKLNNLAIEVAKELGVKLQSGVIATGDEFICDENKKAKIREIFNADACEMEGASVALVCDALKIPCLILRSMSDKAGEKAEFDFDEFVEKSAKNSANFVLKICEKL; this is encoded by the coding sequence ATGAAAATAGCTATTTTAGGAGCTATGCCTGAAGAGGTTACTCCTTTACTAGAAACATTAAAAGAGTATCAAACAATAGAATATGCAAATAATACTTATTATCTTGCAAAATATAAAAATCATGAATTAATTATTGCTTATTCTAAGATAGGGAAAGTAAATTCCACTCTTAGTGCGACTATTATGATAGAAAAATTTAAAGCTGAGCTTTTACTCTTTACAGGTGTGGCTGGTGCTTTTAATCCTAGTTTAGAAATAGGGGATTTAATTTATGCTACAAAATTAGCTCAATATGATTTAGATATCACAGCTTTTGGACATCCGCTTGGCTATGTTCCTGGTAATGAAATTTTTATAAAAACAGATGATAAGCTAAATAATCTTGCCATAGAAGTTGCTAAAGAACTTGGTGTTAAATTACAATCAGGCGTTATCGCTACGGGTGATGAGTTTATTTGTGATGAGAATAAAAAAGCAAAAATTAGAGAAATTTTTAATGCAGATGCTTGTGAAATGGAAGGAGCTAGTGTGGCTTTGGTGTGTGATGCTTTAAAAATTCCATGTTTGATTTTAAGATCTATGAGTGATAAAGCAGGTGAGAAAGCTGAATTTGACTTTGATGAGTTTGTAGAAAAATCAGCCAAAAATTCAGCTAATTTTGTTCTAAAAATTTGTGAGAAATTATGA
- a CDS encoding ATP-binding protein → MINLSKKLIREVAKANAKFSLIGDNDKVLLGLSGGKDSLALAHLLKRMQAHAPFKFELKAVTLSYGMGEDYTKLHNHCKEHGIDHEVIDSNIYEISGDTIRKNSSFCSYFSRMRRGALYTYALENGFNKLAIAHHLDDAVESFFMNFIYNGSLRSLVPKYKSKRGVEVIRPLIFVRERQLRENAINNELEVIGNEFCPGMKLSEKNVKFPHAREEAKQLLANLEKENPKLFTSLKTAFENIHTDSFFMVKDNG, encoded by the coding sequence ATGATAAATCTTAGTAAAAAACTAATCAGAGAAGTAGCTAAAGCTAATGCTAAATTTTCTTTAATAGGAGACAATGATAAAGTTTTATTAGGGCTTAGCGGTGGGAAAGATTCGCTTGCCTTAGCACATCTTTTAAAGCGTATGCAAGCACATGCGCCTTTTAAATTTGAACTTAAAGCAGTAACTTTAAGCTATGGCATGGGTGAAGATTATACCAAACTCCATAATCACTGCAAAGAACATGGTATTGATCATGAAGTGATTGATTCTAATATTTATGAAATTTCAGGTGATACGATTAGAAAAAATTCAAGTTTTTGTAGCTATTTTTCAAGAATGAGGCGTGGTGCTTTATATACTTATGCTTTGGAAAATGGTTTTAATAAATTAGCTATAGCTCACCATTTAGATGATGCGGTAGAGAGTTTTTTTATGAATTTTATTTATAATGGTTCTCTTAGGAGTCTAGTTCCCAAGTATAAAAGCAAAAGAGGTGTAGAGGTTATTCGTCCTTTGATTTTTGTAAGAGAAAGACAATTAAGAGAAAATGCTATTAATAATGAATTAGAAGTAATTGGTAATGAATTTTGTCCTGGCATGAAATTAAGTGAAAAAAATGTAAAATTTCCTCATGCAAGAGAAGAAGCTAAGCAGCTTTTAGCAAATTTAGAAAAAGAAAATCCAAAATTATTTACAAGTTTAAAAACTGCATTTGAAAATATCCACACAGATAGCTTTTTTATGGTCAAGGATAATGGCTAA
- a CDS encoding cysteine hydrolase family protein has translation MANLLVVVDYQNDFIDGSLGFEEATKIKDNILALLKNHQGDIVFTFDTHDENYLKTQEGKNLPTYHCIRDTLGWQMPGDFDVYLKNAKKIFYKNAFGSLELANFLKQNYYESIEFCGLVSHICVFSNIILAQSASINSKIILHKNATASFSKSLENSAYEILQAYGIELL, from the coding sequence ATGGCTAATCTTTTAGTTGTTGTTGATTATCAAAATGATTTTATCGATGGTAGCTTGGGTTTTGAAGAAGCTACCAAGATAAAAGATAATATTCTTGCTCTTTTAAAAAATCATCAAGGTGATATTGTTTTTACTTTTGATACGCATGATGAAAATTATTTAAAAACTCAAGAAGGAAAAAATTTACCTACTTATCATTGCATTAGAGATACTTTAGGTTGGCAAATGCCAGGTGATTTTGATGTGTATTTAAAAAATGCAAAAAAAATATTTTATAAGAATGCTTTTGGTAGCTTAGAATTAGCCAATTTTTTAAAACAAAATTATTATGAAAGTATAGAATTTTGTGGTCTTGTTTCACATATTTGTGTATTTAGTAATATTATTTTAGCTCAAAGCGCTAGCATTAACTCAAAAATTATATTACATAAAAATGCAACAGCGAGTTTTAGTAAGTCTTTGGAAAATAGTGCATATGAAATTTTGCAAGCTTATGGCATAGAACTTTTATAA